DNA from Chionomys nivalis chromosome 11, mChiNiv1.1, whole genome shotgun sequence:
aataatcttcaaaaataaaacaagaatgatAGAAAGTCCTGAGAAGCCAATCAATAACTCTAACAGTATAACAACCAACAATCGTTCTGCACAGTAATGGCCCCCACGCAGCAGCTCGGGTGGGTTCACCTCCCAGCAGCAGTCAGTCAGGATCCCTTCTGGTGCCATGACAGGGCTCAGAACCATTCCCTTTGGTGCCCTGTGAGATTCCTACACCAAAGCCCGACAATGCTCACGTTAGTCATCACTAAACACAACTCCATTGTTTAGTTGACATGTCACAAGCActgatgcacacatgtacatgcatgtatatttacAGACACTAATGTGACTCAGTGTTCTCACTTAGTGTACTCAGCGCCCTGGGTTCTACCCCAACCCTGGAAGAAGGTAAAAGAGCCCAAAGGGCTGAGGCCACAGCTCAGGAGTGCAGCCTTGTCTGGTAAGCACAAAGCCTTACGTATAATCCCAACACAACTGTAACAAAACAGAACACactcatatgtgcatgcacacgcaggTCTGTGTGCTCCGTTTGCACTCTACCAGGCTCTTCGTCACACACTGAGTCAAGGCCACTGTCCACTGTGGTGGATAGTCCACTCAAAGGTCAGCCCTTCAGGCAGTTGGACTCCATCCACACTCCACATCTGGACCGGACTCCAGATGTCCACCTGCCACTTGAAAGGAAAGCTCATCAATGCAACCTTTGACCTATGACTTCACCTACTACTAACAAAAGTGCAAGGCCTGAGACTCCATCGCAGGACCATGGCTGAGGGCTATGGGACAAGGGGACAAGGGGCGTGGGCTGCAGGCGTGGCCCGGAAGAGACCCAGGTGAGGTCAGGCAGGAGGAATGGGGTCCAGAGTGAGGCTGGTGGGAAGCAGGTGGTGTGAGAAGGCAGAGCTTCAGGCAGAGGGAAAGATAACCAGGGCCCCGGGGCCACACATGGGGACGGCAGAGCAGCTGGGAGCTGGAAGGACCCACAGTGTCAGGCACTGTGAATGACACAAGGAGCGGGCTGGGGCCCAGGACAGGGCTGTGTCCTTGCTTCTTACTGTGGAGCCCTGAGGCCTGGTTTCTGCGGAACTCAGAGGCCATCAGTGTTCCAGACTCAGCCACGTTTGCTTTTCTTTTACGTAACTGGTTTTCTAGGCTCTGCTGGACACAGAGCAGACCTTGGCTGAATTCCTCAAAGCTtggatgggtgctggggacctctGGGGGCTCCCAAGGCAAGGTTGGCTGTACTGGGAGCCCATGGATGCAGCTAAGCCAAGGTTCCCATTTTAGAGGCCAGAGGACTTCCCGGACAGAATGTCAGTGTGGTAGGGGCAACAGGAGACACTGCAGTTCACTAGGTAAGAATTCATCCATCTGCTGAGCTTGGGCCTCTTCAGAGACATGCGGAACACTGTTTATGCACAGTGGGTTTTCCAGGCAGAGAAACAGCACCAACCAGCTTCCCTCTGTCTCATCCCACAGGCCACAGGCTACAGGCCTGCCTCCCTTCTAGGGACACATAAGCTGCTcccaggaggaaggagggtgaaGGCCATATTCGGGGTAACAAAATTAGGAGTAGAAACAAGGGCCCAGGAAGAGAAGCCAGAGCTCCTCCTGCTCAAGACCCCTAGTTCTGCATTTCGTGGCACCAGGTGAACTCTGGATTCCTTCCTGCCCTTAACTTTCTCTACGGTTCATGATTCAGTTATGAGGAGCAGCACTGGTCTTGAGACCTGTCGGGGGATGGTCTGGAGCCTTGTATGTGAAGGTCACAGAAACTGGGAGAGGTGGACCAGTCTCCTCGATAGTATTGGCGAAGGGCTTTAGTTAGGCACCGGACACACAGGCTCGGCTTaggatttttaattaaaatcactcGGCTCTTGAGAAGATACCATTTGGCAGAAGGAAGCTCGAGGAGACAGTGGCACACAGGTCGGATGTCCCCGTGGACGCTAACTCCTTCGCAAACCAGCCCTGGAGGGAGGGGTCAGGGCTCCTCAAGCATCAGGTTTGATCTGCTGCATGGGCTTGAGGTTGGGGCACACCTTAAAGGAGCAGGCTGTGGTGGCCTTGAGGTCATCCATCGACGTGCCCTCCCACAGCTCCACCAGCGTCAGCCCCTTCTTTGGGTCCACCTTAAACACGGCCTTCTCGGTGATGATGAGGTCCACGCAGCGTTTGCCCGTCAGCGGCATGGTGCATTTGTCCAAGATCTTGGGTTCCTTTGTCTTGGTGCAGTGTTCCATGGTAACCACCACTTTGGTTTCACCTGACACCAAGTCCATGGCTCCGCCCATGCCCTTCACTTTCTTGCCTGGCACCATCCAGTTGGCCAGGTCACCGTATTTGGAAACCTGCATGGCACCGAGCATGGTCAGTTGGATGTGTCCTCCGCGGATCATGGCAAAAGAGTCATCGCTGGCGAAGAAACAGCCCTCGGGGATCACGGTCACCGTCTGCTTGCCCGCGTTGATGATGTCGGCATCCACCTCATTTTTCAAGGGGAACGGGCCCAAGCCCAGGATCCCGTTTTCACTATGAAGGTAGACTTTCATCTTGGGGCTGATGAAGTTGCTGGCCAAGACAGGGATCCCGATACCCAGATTGGCATACATGCCATCCTCGAACTCGAGAGCCGCGCGCTTGATAATGCGCGTCCTGATGGAGTCCTGTGGCTTGCTCGCGGCTGCGTGCTGGCTGTCGCGCGTGGTCATGCGCTCGATGCGCTTCTCGTACTTGGGTCCCTTGATCACACGGTCCACGTAGATGTTGGGAATGTGGATGTCCTCTGGGCGGAAAGTGCCCACGTCCACgatctcctccacctccaccacagaGATGTCCGCGGCCTTGCACATGGGCACATTGAAGTTACGCGCGCTGCCCCGGAAGATCACGTTGCCGGAACGGTCGGCTTTCCAGCCCTTGACCAGGGCGAAGTCGGCGCGGATGGCGTGCTCCAGCAGGTAGTGGCGGCCATTGAACTCGCGCACCTCCCGCGGCTGGCTCAGGGTGACCAGGTGGCCATCCGGCGCGTACCTGATCGGGGCGCCCCCTTCCTGCACCAGCGTGCCGTAGCCCGTAGGCGTGTAGAAAGCGGGCACGCCCGCTCCTCCTGCGCGGATGCGCTCGGCCAGGGTGCCCTGCGGCGTCATTTCCAGGTCCAGCTCGCCCGCCAGGTACAACTTCTCGCACAGCGCGTTCTCCCCCAGGTACGAACACACCACGCGCCTGACCTGCTTGGAGGCCAGCAAGATGCCCAAGCCGAAGTCCTCCACGCCCACGTTGCTGCTGACGATCTTCAGGTCCTTCACGCCCTTGGTCTTCAGCGCGCCGATCAGGTTCTCGGGGATGCCACAGAGCCCGAAGCCTCCTAGCATGACGGTCGCCCCATCCTTGACGCCCTCCACCGCCTTCACAGGGTCCGTGTAGAAGTGAACCCGTCCGTAGCGGTCGCTAGCAAAGCGGAGGACAAGGCGGTGGGGCAGCGCGGGCGGTGGGCGGCAGATGGAGACCCCGCGCGGGAGCGCCCACGCCAAAAGCCTCAGCGCTGCCATCGCCCACAGGCCACGAGACTCCCAAGACCCGGACAGAGCGGGAAAGGCCTGTGAGCTGCCCCATGCCACCACCGTGCTGCGTCACAGAGCAGGGAGGACACTCCCTGGGATCTCCATGGTCACACTTTGCCCGAGGACACCCTTGGCCATCCCTGTCGCCTGACCTGTCTCACAACATCTTGGATAGACACTCCTTGGTAATGCTGTTGAAACTGACTGCCAGTGCTGGGTCCAGtccgccacccccacccccccccccttgaAGTACCCTGGAAAGCTCACCTGGGGGCGGGGTTAGGATTCCTTGAGGGGCTGAAGTTAGCTGGGTCTTTTAAAGCCACAATCACATCTGTTCCCCGCTGCTGTTAAACTGCTCGAAACTTTCCAAGTACCGTGCCAGCTTTCCCTAACTCAGAGTGACCCCTGCCACCGCTCTGCCCCTCTCCTTCCAAGCTATCCCTCCAGCCTTTTGCTGGACCCCAGACAGGCCAGTCTCCTGCCCTGCTGTCCTTTCTGCCTCACTGCCCCACACAAAGGGCATGAAAACCCTGAGAGTGAAGCAGCGGCTGTAAACCTGTGTagacggggaaactgaggctcgggtACTGAGCTACAACACTGCAGAGCAGGGATAACCCAGGCTCTGCACTAAGAACCTGGGGTGCGGATCCCCCACCCCTCCTTCCTAGTACAGAACCTCTCAGAGTGGAGATCTGCTGCCTATGAAGAAGTACCCGCCCCATTGGATGCTGGAGCTGGCTCTCGGGAGGTCAGTCGCTATTAGGAGCCTCAGGAAAGCAGCCCTGGCTGGGGCCTCCCTGTGTCCAGGACCTCACCACTACCCACTGAGTCCTCAAGAAAGGCCAAGTGTGGCCCAGTGAGAGGGCTCCGTGTATTAGGCTGGCAGCCTGGGCTGGAACCACCTCCCAGGACCCCCAGGACAGCTCCCTGCTAAGCCTGGGAGCCTCACCATCCTCGGTTTCCACATAGAGGCGGAGTCCCAGGTCCTTCTTGTGGTTCAGCAACCAGCGGTCACTGGCTGCCGTGATGTCCAGCACCAGCCAGCCCTCGTCCCCAGATCGGAGCGtctgaagatccaaaaagaaCAAGTCAGACTCCCTGTGGACATGAAAGAACAGTTAACCAAGGGCTGAGGTCGCACGCCTGCCTGTATCCTGTGCCTGCCTGGGGGACCACTTTCAGAGCCTCTTCCCTGCTCGGCTCTGGGCTGGCCTCCTCTGGTACCACAATTCGCTGATAACCAACCCTGGACATTTTACTGTGGCCATGCGCTGATGGGACACTGGCTCTGCTGTGGCCTATTAGGGCTCCACAGTCATCGTGGCAGCGCAGAGGGTTCCAGGCCAAGCCCCTTTCTCGTGTCTGAGGTGCCTCTCCCAGGAAGCGCCCCTTTCCTTTCTTGGAAATGCATCCTCGGTCAGGCCCTGCCAGAGCCTAGACCATGAGACCTTGAGTGGGGTGGGTACCTGCGCAGAGGGAAGATACCTGTTGGAGTGCTCCTGGACCACCTCGAACATACTGACATGGAGGGTTGTGTTGAGCGGGTGGGTGCTGGGCTCTTTATATATCCGGAACTCAGCAGCTGTGACAACCTCCCCAGCAGGGATCTGGGTTAGGTCAAAGCGGAATTCCTTCCAGTGCGGCTCCTGGTAGTCCAGTGTACGGTCACGCTCCActgaaagagaaagtgggagtggGGTCATTATTGGGAGCCAGGATGGCTTGTGCTCAGAGTAGGGCTCCCTGTGGTGCCTGGGGTTGGGGGCCTGCTCCTGCTATACACACAGCTTGTGGTCTGCTCTGGGAACACACCAGGCCCCAGGAAGTGGTGTAGTGGGAAACTCAGCAAGTGTTCAGCAGGGTCCTGGTCCCATTGATGAATCACGATGCCTCCTCTTAGAGCTGCTAGGCCAATAGCGAGATGGACATTGGTCCCAAGGCAGAAAATTAGCACAGTTCCAAGGGAAAACCCTGTTCATAGGGACATAATTGGCTGAATTTCAGTGGGACAGAGGACTCCCAGTGCCTGCCCTTGAGGAGAAGGTGGGATGGGGGAGCTCAGATCTGACAGCTGAACTGAGCTGTTAGTTCTGTGTTTGAATTTCCTGGGTGTCCTGGGAGAGGGTTGTGCAGAGTGCAGGCCACATTACAAGGCCAGCACTAAGGACCTGAGGAAAGGGAGGGACACCCAGTGCCAGCAACCAGGGGACAAAGGACCCACGTCCCCTCTAAGGTACAGAAggaaagtggaagaagagaagtagaaagtaataaaaatcaaaagtaggATGAGAAACTCCTGGACAGGCCCTCGACTGCTGGAGAAGTCTGCCCCACTGTGTTTTGAGATCCAAACAGGCTTCTTGGAAGGCTTGAGCTATAAATGGGCCTGAGAGGATGGGGAGCAGGTGGCGCAGAGGAGAGATGGGGCGCACTGGCGAGGGGCTGCTGCCCGCAGACTTATTGTGGGGTGAAACCATGAGTTAAGCAGGGAACGTCTGCAGTAAGCTGGAACTCGGGGCTAGGAACAATTCTGGTCTCTGACCAGTGGGAGCCACATGGTCCGAGACCAACTACAAATCCCCACGAATGTGAGGGGGTGATAGGATGGGGGTGAGAGCTGAGGTGAGGTCCAGGGTGGGTACAGCCAACAGGGCAGAGACCAAATCTGAAGAACATATCCCACATTTGCTCAGCAGCACAGAGATGCCCAGGGAAGAATATTCAGGGGAGTCTCCTTtcacatccttccttccttccttccttccttccttccttccttccttccttccttccttccttcctcccttcctccctccctccctccctccctccctccctccctccctccctccctccctctttctttctttctttctttctttctttctttctttctttctttctttctcccttctttctttctttctcccttctttctttcttctttctttctttctttctttctttctttctttctttcttttgtttttcaggatagggtttctccgtgtaaccctTTCTatactggaactccctctgtagaccaggctggcctagaactcacagagatccacctgcctctctgcctcccgagtgctgggattgaaaaagtgtgccaccacctggcccctCCTTTCACTGCCAAATGCCAAAAATCTGTGTTTCCAGTAAGCAGGGGTTGAAGCAGCCCAGAGTATTCCCCAAACCTAACAGATTTTAATTATGCGTTTCCAAGTCATTAACTCTGTGACCCACAGGCTTGCTGACCGAAAGCCAGGTTCTGCAAAGCACCGGAGTGAACTATCAGAGCAAACCTGAGGACAACTTCCTGCCTTTCTGTGAGGACCCAAGCCTGCGGTGGCTGACACACAGCCGGGCTGGGGTGGGCTGGGTGACAGGTTTACCTCTATGCATGCAGCCCCAGACCAGGGTGGGAAGGATAGAGTCCCACAACACCTCAGCATGTCTTTGAAGTTCTACAATCAGAGCAAGGTTTGTTTGGTGTCGTTCTCTGACAGATGTAGTTCTCTGCTCATTTCTGCACAGTTGCCATAGGTGGTGGGAACATCTAAATGAAGAAGACAGTTAAACTCAGCCCTAGTGAGGTTTGACAAACAAGAGAGGACCAGATGGTGGCGCACTCCTCTAATCgcagtactcgggaagcagagaggcaggtggatctctgtgagttcgagtcagcctggtctacagagtgaatttcaggacagcctgggctacatagtgagaccctgtctcaagaagaagaggaggaggagagatacaatgagatgataaaaaaaaaatcttttaaatgtggGAGGTACAGGATTTGATCTCCCACGATTACCcaccatacaaaaaaaaaaaaaaagccaaagccaATTAGGGAATATCGTTTATTTGTAGGTGGTATTAAGAAATTgaagggggccgggcggtggtggcacacgcctttaatcccagcactcgggaggcagaggcaggcggatctctgtgagttcgaggccagcctggtcctagtttcagctagttccaggacaggaaccaaaagctacggagaaaccctgtctcgaaaatccaaaaaaaaaaaaaaaaaaaaaagaaagaaagaaagaaagaaagaaagaaagaaagaaagaaagaaagaaattgaaggggtCATGGGTTTAAGGATGATGGAGGAGAGGGTTTGGATGCTTTCCATAGGGTCAGTACAACCTTTGAGAACCTAACAGGTAAGATAAGACAGGATGCAGTATGGATAGCAATGCTTTCTACACAGCATTCTGTGAAGCTGAGCGAATTGACCATTTCGTGCAAGAATCCTAGGCATACTTGGCAAAACCATGGGAAGACAAAAAGCAATGCCCCGGGCACACAGAAAGCTATATTTGGTTCCACGGGTCCCTGTGGTGGCTGGTTTTACGTCACTTTGATTAAGTTGcagttatctgagaagagggaaccacagCTGAGACAGGCTGTAGGAAAGCCAGTAGGATACTGTATTGATCAATAATTGATATGGAAGGagccaacccactgtgggtggtgccgccCCTTGGCGGGTAGTCCCGAGCTGTGAAagcaagcaagctgagcaagccagtgagcagcgtTCCTCTGTGATCTCCACTGCAGTTCCTGGCTTCAGGTTCCTCGTTGCTTGATTTGCTTCACTGACCTTCAGTGGTAGATGTGACCAGGCTGTGGGTCTGTCCCCTTCCCTTGTGCCAGCGGGTTGTGTCCCCTCTAGATAGTGAGCTCTTTAGGGCAGGAGCTGCACATGGCTGGTGGATGGATGGCAGTCTGTTCAGGGGACAGAGAGAGCGGACTTCCGTTCTTCCCTAGGACACTGGCTCAGTGTCCATCACTCACagctcctgggggtggggtctgCTGCTGGTCTGAGTGACAACCATGTCACAGGGAGCTTCCAGCAGAGGTCACTGATGTCTGCACTTGCTGTGAGATTGTCTTCCTTTTCTGGTGGGGCTTTTAAAAGTGGGGACAGGTTTCCAGGCCCTGAGGAGGAGGGACTGGACATGACTGCCCTATGCGGTTGGTACCAAAGGCTGAGGGGCCCACACCAGACTTACAAGACCCTGGGCTCCTGGGCTCCTGCAGGACCTCAGAGGAGGGTGGGGCCTGGGGTTAGTGACCTGTGCATTCTGCACCTGAGGGAATTTTTCCCACCAGGAGCCTCAGCACTGTGGCGAGGCCCAGGCTCACTCCTGGGGTATTTTCAGCTGAGTCTCCGCACTGACTTTCTTCACAGGCTGTTTCCATAAATGGCTCTGCACACATAATTACTGGTCCAGACCCCAAATTaaaagacaacacccacacaggCCACCACATCCCAGGAGATGTGAGCAAGGGTGCGATTCCTCCAGAAGAAACTTAAAAATGTGGTCCATGATGACACATCCCTTCTtgcctggggggaggggaggtggctTCTGGGAGAGGGTGGCCTGAGTGTGCTCTCCACCCCATGACTCATCCCTAGAGGAATCCCCATCAGTAGGGTGAGCACAGTTTGGGTCAGAACTGAGGTCTTCAGAGTTGAGGTtcagagaggggaaactgaggcggAGAAAGGGTTCTATGCCAAA
Protein-coding regions in this window:
- the Oxct2 gene encoding succinyl-CoA:3-ketoacid coenzyme A transferase 2, mitochondrial; translation: MAALRLLAWALPRGVSICRPPPALPHRLVLRFASDRYGRVHFYTDPVKAVEGVKDGATVMLGGFGLCGIPENLIGALKTKGVKDLKIVSSNVGVEDFGLGILLASKQVRRVVCSYLGENALCEKLYLAGELDLEMTPQGTLAERIRAGGAGVPAFYTPTGYGTLVQEGGAPIRYAPDGHLVTLSQPREVREFNGRHYLLEHAIRADFALVKGWKADRSGNVIFRGSARNFNVPMCKAADISVVEVEEIVDVGTFRPEDIHIPNIYVDRVIKGPKYEKRIERMTTRDSQHAAASKPQDSIRTRIIKRAALEFEDGMYANLGIGIPVLASNFISPKMKVYLHSENGILGLGPFPLKNEVDADIINAGKQTVTVIPEGCFFASDDSFAMIRGGHIQLTMLGAMQVSKYGDLANWMVPGKKVKGMGGAMDLVSGETKVVVTMEHCTKTKEPKILDKCTMPLTGKRCVDLIITEKAVFKVDPKKGLTLVELWEGTSMDDLKATTACSFKVCPNLKPMQQIKPDA